A single Mixta calida DNA region contains:
- the dnaT gene encoding primosomal protein DnaT, with protein sequence MSVKILTSTVIGLEAFRQDPIGALSSAESGAVAVFDNNAPVLYAVSPDRLAQLLELEAAARQPQSDVALDEQLYHDAAAQPAAMAAPAGKFMMYAGWRPDADFQRQAAIWGIALSEPVTPAELASFITWWQADGRPFHHVQWQQKLARSVQQSRAANGGRAQRDVNQLPEPDQSIPDGFRGE encoded by the coding sequence ATGTCTGTCAAGATTTTAACCTCCACCGTCATTGGCCTTGAGGCGTTTCGCCAGGACCCGATCGGCGCGCTCTCCTCGGCGGAATCGGGCGCGGTCGCCGTGTTCGATAACAACGCGCCGGTGCTGTATGCGGTTTCTCCCGATCGACTGGCGCAGCTGCTGGAGCTGGAGGCGGCGGCAAGACAGCCGCAAAGCGATGTGGCGCTGGATGAACAGCTCTATCATGACGCAGCGGCACAGCCAGCGGCGATGGCCGCGCCAGCGGGCAAATTTATGATGTACGCCGGCTGGCGGCCCGACGCCGATTTTCAGCGTCAGGCCGCCATCTGGGGCATTGCGCTCAGCGAACCGGTAACCCCCGCCGAGCTGGCGTCCTTTATTACCTGGTGGCAGGCTGACGGCCGACCTTTTCATCACGTTCAGTGGCAGCAGAAGCTGGCGCGCAGCGTACAGCAGAGCCGGGCGGCGAACGGCGGACGTGCGCAGCGCGACGTCAACCAGCTGCCTGAACCCGATCAATCGATTCCCGATGGTTTCCGAGGTGAATAA
- the dnaC gene encoding DNA replication protein DnaC: MKTPAELFNRLHRLMPDHIKPKFQSGEELLAWNQEQGRLRSEAIARENRAMKMQRILGRSGIRELHMNCSFDNYRVENDGQRKALEQARRYADEFDQGIASFVFSGRPGTGKNHLAAAIGNHLILRGKSVLIVTVADLMSIIKGSFSGGDRTEEHLLHDFSTVDLLVIDEIGMQTESRYEKVIINQIVDRRSSSKRPTGMLTNLNHAEMVKLLGERVMDRMRLGQSLWVSFNWESYRGRVIGNEY, encoded by the coding sequence ATGAAAACGCCCGCTGAGTTATTTAACCGTCTGCACCGGCTGATGCCTGACCATATCAAGCCAAAGTTTCAGAGCGGCGAAGAGCTACTGGCATGGAATCAGGAGCAGGGGCGGCTGCGCTCAGAGGCGATCGCGCGCGAAAACCGCGCCATGAAGATGCAGCGCATCCTCGGTCGCTCCGGCATCCGAGAGCTGCATATGAACTGCTCGTTCGATAACTACCGCGTGGAAAACGATGGTCAGCGTAAGGCGCTGGAGCAGGCACGCCGCTACGCTGACGAGTTTGACCAGGGCATCGCCAGCTTTGTTTTTTCCGGCCGTCCCGGCACCGGCAAAAACCATCTGGCGGCGGCGATCGGTAACCACCTGATCCTGCGCGGCAAAAGCGTGCTGATCGTCACCGTCGCCGATCTGATGTCGATTATTAAAGGCTCTTTCAGCGGCGGCGACCGCACGGAAGAACATCTGCTGCACGATTTCAGCACTGTCGATCTGCTGGTGATTGATGAGATCGGCATGCAGACCGAATCACGCTATGAAAAAGTGATTATCAACCAGATTGTCGACCGACGTTCCTCCTCGAAGCGTCCTACCGGCATGCTTACTAACCTCAACCATGCGGAAATGGTAAAACTGCTGGGCGAGCGCGTGATGGATCGCATGCGCCTTGGCCAGAGCCTGTGGGTCTCTTTCAACTGGGAAAGCTATCGCGGCCGCGTTATCGGCAACGAATATTGA
- a CDS encoding MFS transporter has protein sequence MASPADSRADSLLQHRSFVAFWLARTCSSFGFQMLSIIVGWQIYAITGKAFYLGLIGLVQFLPSVTLALWAGHIADQRDRRRIVFFSQLIEWLAIVALTALTLLHHSEVWTILGLVFVLSVAKVMEAPAMQSMLPALVPPRLLARATAASAVGGQAAMIMGPALGGLLYVAGASVVYMVTALLYLISIVMVSRLRYEQAQPPRTPATLSTLFAGVRFIRERPDVLGVISLDLFAVLLGGATALLPIYAQDILHTGPLGLGLLRAAPAVGALLVGFWLSHRSLERHVGMIMFISVAGFGAATLVFALSSQLWLSMLALFATGGFDMVSMVIRGALVQLDTPDEMRGRVNAVNSIFINTSNQLGEFESGMLAAWLGAVPAAAIGGIGTLVVVGLWMHWFPGLRRRQRLENEVA, from the coding sequence ATGGCTTCTCCTGCTGATTCGCGGGCGGATTCGCTGTTACAGCACCGCTCGTTCGTTGCGTTCTGGCTGGCGCGCACCTGCTCCAGCTTTGGTTTCCAGATGTTATCTATCATTGTCGGCTGGCAGATTTACGCCATCACCGGCAAAGCGTTCTATCTCGGCCTGATCGGGCTGGTGCAGTTCCTTCCTTCCGTGACGCTGGCGCTCTGGGCGGGCCACATCGCCGACCAACGCGATCGCCGCCGCATCGTCTTCTTTTCTCAGCTGATTGAATGGCTGGCTATCGTAGCGCTGACGGCGCTGACGCTGCTGCACCACAGCGAGGTCTGGACCATTCTGGGGCTGGTGTTCGTGCTGTCGGTGGCGAAAGTGATGGAGGCGCCGGCGATGCAGTCGATGCTGCCTGCGCTGGTGCCGCCGCGTCTGCTGGCGCGCGCCACCGCCGCCAGTGCCGTCGGCGGCCAGGCGGCAATGATCATGGGACCGGCGCTGGGCGGCCTGCTCTATGTGGCGGGCGCTTCAGTGGTCTATATGGTCACCGCCCTGCTCTACCTGATCTCCATTGTGATGGTCAGCCGCCTGCGCTATGAACAGGCGCAGCCGCCGCGCACGCCCGCCACGCTCTCAACGCTGTTCGCCGGCGTACGCTTTATTCGCGAACGTCCCGACGTGCTGGGCGTGATTTCGCTCGATCTCTTCGCCGTGCTGCTGGGCGGCGCAACCGCGCTGCTGCCGATTTATGCGCAGGATATTCTGCACACCGGGCCGCTTGGTCTGGGGCTGCTGCGCGCGGCGCCGGCGGTCGGCGCGCTGCTGGTCGGCTTCTGGCTGAGCCATCGTTCGCTGGAGCGCCACGTCGGCATGATTATGTTTATCTCCGTCGCCGGTTTCGGCGCGGCGACGCTGGTGTTCGCGCTTTCATCGCAGCTTTGGCTGTCGATGCTGGCGCTGTTCGCCACCGGCGGCTTCGATATGGTCAGCATGGTCATTCGCGGCGCGCTGGTGCAGCTGGATACGCCTGACGAGATGCGCGGGCGCGTTAATGCGGTGAACTCGATATTTATCAATACCTCCAACCAGCTGGGCGAATTTGAATCGGGCATGCTCGCCGCCTGGCTGGGCGCGGTGCCGGCGGCGGCTATCGGCGGCATCGGCACGCTGGTGGTGGTCGGGCTGTGGATGCACTGGTTCCCCGGGCTGCGCCGTCGTCAGCGCCTCGAAAACGAGGTGGCCTGA